A portion of the Anaerolineae bacterium genome contains these proteins:
- a CDS encoding CPBP family intramembrane metalloprotease, producing the protein MKYLLDSKNRLFELACSGKRLPHLIVATVLSFVFVLVGGFGGGILALIIIVGLSIATGEVSAAGVEKILAGGNQQALLNLLLPNTALEQTIYLVFSFGPIFLLLWAWLALFEKRPFWTIGLARPGAGQRYLRGLLVGLLMFIASVGVSAVFGYIAIEEGSSSQPQGLAALGGVLLVFLGWVVQGSAEEALTRGWLLPVLGARYRPALGVIISSVIFAVFHSLNPNLNPVAILNLFLFGLFAALYALYEGGLWGVFSLHTAWNWAQGNLLGFEVSGGNVPGGTLFDLMEVGPDIVTGGPFGPEGGLAVTVVLVLSCVIIWLLSGRKENLVAKEKGRPQPPLGE; encoded by the coding sequence ATGAAATATCTGCTTGATTCAAAAAACCGGCTATTTGAACTGGCCTGTTCCGGCAAGCGATTGCCGCATCTCATCGTGGCTACTGTTCTCAGTTTTGTTTTTGTATTAGTAGGGGGTTTTGGCGGCGGCATACTGGCCCTCATCATCATTGTAGGGTTATCCATTGCCACCGGCGAGGTATCGGCGGCAGGGGTGGAGAAAATATTAGCCGGCGGCAATCAGCAAGCGTTGCTCAATCTTCTCCTGCCCAACACGGCATTGGAGCAGACTATTTATCTGGTCTTTTCTTTTGGGCCGATTTTTTTGCTGTTGTGGGCTTGGCTGGCCTTGTTTGAAAAACGTCCCTTCTGGACAATTGGCCTGGCGCGGCCTGGGGCTGGTCAAAGATACCTGCGGGGGTTGCTGGTGGGTCTGCTAATGTTTATTGCTTCGGTAGGTGTTTCAGCGGTTTTTGGGTATATTGCTATTGAAGAAGGCAGTAGCTCGCAGCCACAGGGACTGGCCGCATTGGGGGGAGTCTTACTGGTTTTCCTGGGCTGGGTGGTGCAGGGTTCGGCCGAAGAGGCGCTGACCCGGGGCTGGCTACTGCCGGTGCTGGGGGCGCGGTACAGGCCGGCACTGGGCGTGATCATTTCTTCTGTTATTTTTGCCGTTTTTCACTCCTTAAATCCTAACCTCAACCCGGTGGCTATTTTGAATCTATTTCTTTTTGGCCTTTTTGCCGCCCTCTATGCCCTTTACGAAGGCGGCCTGTGGGGGGTTTTTAGTCTGCACACCGCCTGGAATTGGGCGCAGGGCAACTTGCTTGGCTTTGAAGTGAGTGGGGGAAATGTGCCGGGTGGAACCCTATTTGATTTGATGGAAGTTGGCCCCGATATTGTTACCGGCGGTCCCTTTGGCCCGGAGGGCGGCCTGGCGGTGACGGTAGTATTGGTGCTAAGTTGTGTGATCATTTGGTTGTTGAGCGGCCGTAAGGAGAATTTGGTTGCAAAAGAAAAGGGGCGACCTCAACCGCCCCTTGGGGAGTAA